A single window of uncultured Pseudodesulfovibrio sp. DNA harbors:
- a CDS encoding nucleotidyltransferase family protein encodes MPHQLANVSGVILAAGQASRMGRDKLSLPFRGLPILQHVVNAARNSTLRDVTVVLPKGSELRRTVDLSGCNVVTSVHRDMGQAESLKTGLRSVIDTADGCMALLGDQPLITASAIDMLVGAFTQQPECWVAPVQEGMRGNPITIPSTWFPKVFELEGDTGARPLLGSPGLALRLVRIHEVGPFIDVDTEEQYQRLLTNYGQKTA; translated from the coding sequence ATGCCCCACCAACTCGCCAACGTCTCCGGCGTCATTCTGGCCGCCGGCCAAGCCTCCCGAATGGGTAGGGACAAGTTGTCCCTGCCCTTCCGGGGACTCCCCATATTACAACATGTGGTGAACGCCGCACGCAACTCCACCCTGCGCGACGTGACCGTGGTTCTGCCCAAGGGATCTGAGCTACGACGCACAGTGGACCTCTCTGGTTGCAACGTCGTCACCAGTGTTCATCGTGACATGGGCCAGGCCGAGTCTCTCAAGACCGGTCTGCGCTCAGTCATAGACACTGCCGACGGATGTATGGCCCTGCTGGGAGACCAACCACTGATCACAGCCTCGGCCATCGACATGCTCGTGGGTGCATTCACCCAACAACCCGAGTGTTGGGTCGCTCCGGTGCAGGAAGGCATGCGCGGTAACCCCATTACCATACCCTCTACATGGTTCCCCAAAGTCTTCGAACTGGAAGGCGACACCGGTGCACGTCCACTACTCGGGTCTCCGGGACTGGCTCTTCGTCTGGTTCGCATTCACGAAGTCGGACCTTTCATTGATGTGGATACCGAAGAACAATATCAACGACTTCTCACCAACTACGGCCAAAAGACCGCTTAG
- a CDS encoding DMT family transporter has protein sequence MFKNQVVIGSLYALLATVLWAGAFIIARLAVGEISPMTLGATRWGMALIILSTFMLPKVKKEWPIAKTFLPQIIAAAAFGVAAYSPLSYFAAQTTSAINLSLISVTTPIFIVIIAACMGQKQSFNTWAGCIVALIGSFYLVSGGDINQILGMHFAAGDILMLGAAVGFAIYSLILKKTPDGLSGGTIMYLMSFFAVLMLIPCVIWESTQPSMVFNMNGVVFFSITFSAICSSIIAWWTWNIGLEKAGPELCGMIYYSLPLWGGFFAFVFLGEKMTSVHYISGALIIGGIVWASRGTKKPVEEEA, from the coding sequence ATGTTTAAGAATCAAGTAGTCATCGGATCACTTTACGCTTTGCTTGCCACCGTCCTGTGGGCTGGCGCTTTTATCATCGCCCGCTTGGCAGTCGGTGAAATTTCACCCATGACTTTGGGTGCAACCCGTTGGGGCATGGCTCTGATCATCCTCAGCACCTTCATGTTGCCAAAGGTGAAAAAAGAATGGCCTATCGCCAAAACTTTCCTGCCGCAAATCATTGCTGCCGCCGCATTTGGTGTCGCTGCATACTCTCCGCTCAGTTATTTCGCAGCGCAGACCACTTCGGCCATCAACCTCTCTCTCATTTCCGTAACAACCCCAATCTTCATCGTCATCATCGCAGCCTGCATGGGCCAGAAGCAGTCCTTCAACACATGGGCTGGTTGTATCGTCGCTCTGATCGGTTCATTTTATCTCGTCTCCGGTGGCGACATCAACCAGATCCTCGGCATGCACTTCGCTGCTGGTGACATCCTCATGCTCGGAGCCGCAGTTGGTTTCGCCATTTACAGCCTGATTCTCAAGAAGACCCCCGACGGACTGTCCGGCGGTACCATCATGTACCTCATGTCCTTCTTTGCAGTGCTCATGCTCATCCCCTGTGTCATCTGGGAATCCACCCAGCCGAGCATGGTCTTCAACATGAACGGCGTGGTCTTCTTCTCCATCACCTTCTCCGCCATCTGTTCCTCCATCATCGCTTGGTGGACCTGGAACATCGGTCTTGAAAAGGCCGGTCCCGAACTGTGTGGAATGATCTACTACTCCCTCCCCCTCTGGGGCGGTTTCTTCGCCTTCGTTTTCCTTGGCGAAAAAATGACTTCGGTCCACTACATCTCTGGCGCGCTGATCATCGGCGGTATCGTCTGGGCCAGCCGTGGCACCAAGAAACCCGTTGAAGAAGAAGCTTAA
- a CDS encoding (2Fe-2S)-binding protein yields the protein MNEQRKKLITLTVNDEVLSIPVESHWTLSKVLRNDCGHTGAKEACGEGACGACTVLIDGVAVPSCMVLAVEQEGKVIETVEGLSKDGKLHPIQEAWLEEYGAQCGFCSPGMIMTTKYLLSKNSDPTDDEIKEALGGNLCICNNYEHIINAVRSAAKKMAKEQV from the coding sequence ATGAACGAACAACGAAAAAAACTCATCACATTGACAGTAAACGATGAAGTTCTGTCGATCCCGGTGGAGTCGCACTGGACCCTTTCCAAAGTCCTCCGCAACGACTGTGGCCACACCGGAGCCAAAGAAGCGTGCGGCGAAGGTGCGTGCGGAGCATGTACCGTCCTCATCGACGGCGTAGCCGTTCCCTCCTGCATGGTTCTGGCCGTGGAACAGGAAGGCAAAGTCATCGAAACGGTTGAAGGACTGTCCAAGGACGGCAAGCTGCATCCCATTCAGGAAGCATGGCTTGAAGAATACGGCGCACAGTGCGGTTTCTGCTCTCCCGGAATGATCATGACCACCAAGTATCTGCTGAGCAAAAATTCTGATCCCACTGACGACGAAATCAAGGAAGCCCTCGGCGGCAACCTCTGTATCTGCAACAACTATGAGCACATCATCAACGCCGTACGCAGTGCGGCCAAGAAGATGGCAAAGGAGCAGGTCTAA
- a CDS encoding xanthine dehydrogenase family protein subunit M: MKRFNHFDATSIEEAVALLNGSEGPAYVMGGGSDLMGCLKDNLWMEAPERIVNLKTIPGLKEIRVEDDGLHIGALATLTEVAESDSVKEQWPGLAEAARRTASPLLRNMGTIAGNICQENRCWYYRYPDKIGGRIDCVRKGGKRCLAVPGDHRFHSIFGAVNKCIAVNPSDTAPAFIALNATVKTTKREIAIDDFFSAEMGAQSTILDRDEIVTEIVVPLPEAGPTSAFRKIAYRKSIDFALVNCAASVSAVDGKITSARICLNGVHNNPRRCEASEELLIGKELTEELAQEAGKAAVAEAKPLLQNGFKVQMAQTIVGDTLMDCLK; the protein is encoded by the coding sequence ATGAAACGGTTTAATCATTTTGACGCCACCTCTATTGAAGAGGCGGTCGCTCTCCTGAACGGCAGCGAAGGCCCAGCCTATGTCATGGGCGGAGGCAGCGACCTCATGGGTTGTCTCAAGGACAATCTCTGGATGGAGGCCCCTGAGCGGATCGTCAACCTCAAGACCATCCCCGGTCTCAAGGAAATCCGTGTAGAAGATGACGGTCTGCACATCGGTGCACTTGCTACCCTGACTGAAGTCGCTGAATCTGACTCGGTAAAAGAGCAATGGCCCGGACTGGCCGAAGCAGCCCGCCGCACAGCATCTCCGCTGTTGCGCAACATGGGCACCATCGCCGGTAACATCTGCCAGGAAAACCGTTGTTGGTACTATCGTTACCCCGACAAGATCGGCGGTCGCATTGACTGCGTACGCAAAGGTGGCAAACGTTGTCTGGCCGTTCCCGGCGACCACCGTTTCCACTCCATCTTTGGTGCAGTCAACAAATGCATCGCTGTAAACCCAAGCGACACGGCCCCTGCCTTCATCGCTCTGAACGCTACAGTCAAGACAACCAAACGCGAAATCGCCATTGACGACTTCTTCTCCGCCGAAATGGGCGCACAGTCCACAATTCTGGATCGGGATGAAATAGTCACTGAAATCGTGGTTCCGTTGCCGGAAGCCGGTCCGACCAGTGCTTTCCGCAAAATTGCCTACCGCAAATCCATCGACTTCGCTCTGGTCAACTGCGCTGCATCTGTCAGCGCGGTCGACGGCAAAATCACCAGTGCACGCATCTGCCTCAACGGAGTGCATAATAACCCGCGTCGCTGCGAAGCTTCAGAAGAATTGCTCATCGGCAAGGAACTGACTGAAGAACTGGCTCAGGAAGCTGGTAAGGCCGCTGTTGCCGAAGCCAAACCCCTGCTCCAGAACGGATTCAAGGTACAAATGGCGCAGACCATCGTGGGTGACACCCTGATGGACTGCCTCAAGTAA
- the yqeC gene encoding selenium cofactor biosynthesis protein YqeC yields the protein MNGTVTLSACAALTSPEHRLITVIGAGGKTSLLHWIAKSRISAGQRVVITTTTKIFPLHDVDTILMTDGPDFLNRLRQALTKSSCVIAAQRFDTKTGKLIGLDAESVDALHYSEIGDAILVEADGAARKPLKAPANHEPVIPVTSDICVGVMGLDAVNQPFSEDIVHRSNIFAEITDISFGEAITPDHLIKIATSNDGLFKGCPQNCEQIVLLNKMDIPGGKAQVAEFTAKLNGSATTSTLSWFAGSCRQHCLHRINYQSVMSCAKNNRLEHSSQF from the coding sequence ATGAACGGGACCGTAACCCTTAGCGCATGTGCCGCACTCACCTCGCCGGAACACCGGCTTATCACCGTCATCGGAGCGGGAGGGAAGACCTCTCTCCTTCATTGGATAGCCAAAAGCAGAATTTCTGCAGGGCAACGGGTGGTCATTACAACGACCACCAAGATCTTCCCGCTCCATGACGTTGATACCATTCTAATGACAGATGGCCCGGATTTTTTGAATAGGCTACGCCAGGCATTGACGAAAAGTTCCTGTGTTATCGCTGCTCAAAGATTTGATACAAAAACCGGAAAACTCATTGGATTAGACGCTGAAAGTGTTGACGCTCTTCACTACTCTGAGATTGGAGACGCCATTTTGGTTGAAGCCGATGGTGCAGCTCGAAAGCCACTCAAAGCACCAGCAAATCACGAACCGGTCATCCCGGTTACATCTGATATCTGTGTCGGTGTCATGGGACTCGATGCTGTAAATCAGCCCTTTTCCGAAGACATTGTTCACCGATCCAATATTTTCGCTGAAATCACCGACATTTCTTTTGGAGAAGCAATAACCCCAGACCACTTGATAAAGATTGCCACCTCCAATGATGGGCTGTTCAAAGGCTGTCCCCAAAACTGTGAACAAATCGTACTGCTCAACAAAATGGATATTCCCGGCGGAAAGGCACAGGTTGCAGAATTTACTGCCAAATTGAACGGAAGTGCCACAACGTCGACTCTTTCATGGTTTGCAGGCAGTTGTCGCCAACATTGCTTGCACCGCATCAATTATCAAAGCGTGATGTCCTGCGCTAAAAATAACCGTCTTGAACATTCATCTCAGTTCTGA
- the yqeB gene encoding selenium-dependent molybdenum cofactor biosynthesis protein YqeB: protein MSAIQTPTITIRGAGDLATGVALRLYRAGLTRLLLLETANPLAVRRTVAFSEAVYHGEMTVEGIKATRISSPDLTEKAWNNGTIPVLVDPEASSLDQVKPDVLVDAILAKRNIGTTMDQAPLVIGLGPGFTAGQDVHRVVETKRGHHLGRVITEGPAAANTGVPGVIDGFSIERVYWAEHEGTFTTPYDIGQLIKKGDIIGSVDDTPVVAALSGVIRGLLRNNTPVVKRTKLGDVDPRGTISYCGETSDKALSIGGGVLETICAQLFI from the coding sequence ATGAGTGCCATTCAAACCCCAACAATCACCATTCGCGGCGCAGGCGACCTCGCTACAGGCGTTGCCCTTCGACTCTACCGGGCCGGACTGACTCGACTCCTGCTTCTGGAAACGGCCAACCCCCTCGCCGTGCGCAGAACCGTGGCTTTTTCCGAAGCCGTATATCACGGTGAAATGACCGTTGAAGGAATCAAGGCCACACGTATTTCTTCTCCTGATCTCACTGAAAAAGCATGGAACAACGGCACAATTCCTGTTCTCGTTGACCCGGAAGCCTCCTCTTTGGATCAGGTAAAACCTGACGTACTGGTGGATGCCATCCTTGCCAAACGCAACATCGGGACAACCATGGATCAAGCTCCGCTGGTCATCGGTCTCGGACCCGGATTCACGGCAGGACAAGATGTACACAGAGTCGTTGAGACCAAACGCGGTCATCACCTCGGACGCGTCATCACCGAAGGGCCTGCGGCTGCGAACACAGGTGTCCCCGGTGTGATTGACGGATTTTCCATAGAACGCGTTTATTGGGCCGAACACGAAGGAACCTTCACAACCCCTTACGACATCGGCCAACTGATAAAAAAAGGCGATATCATCGGTTCTGTCGACGACACCCCGGTTGTTGCAGCCCTGTCCGGCGTTATTCGAGGTCTGCTCAGAAACAACACTCCGGTCGTCAAACGCACAAAACTCGGAGATGTGGACCCCAGAGGAACCATTTCATACTGCGGAGAAACTTCGGACAAGGCTTTGTCCATCGGCGGCGGCGTTCTCGAAACCATTTGTGCACAACTTTTCATCTGA
- a CDS encoding BCCT family transporter — protein MSKQKSPHTPLPMCPPDKGGVCTICFFGALSIILAACIPLLMYPEAGERIINSMFQFVTVKMGWLYMLFGAGTFTLLMWFAFGPFSHKRLGDKVEYSTFSWIGMLFCAGVGAGIMFGGSIDWAYYAAYPMHGEPAGSLEAYEWGSAYGMFHWGPICWSIYAVLAVPIGYSYYVKRVPILNISQACTGLLGDKVNGWQGKVIDILFMTGLVAGSATALGLGIPIVAAAIASVAGIEHSFWLEFGTLLLVTSIFCVSASLGLKKGLSKLSDFNVMIAMALLLFVFIVGPTVFLTDMAITSLGLMYSKLITMATSMDPMDSVGFTKDWTVFYYAWFVAYAPFMSLFIAKISRGRTVREVVLGPVLIASLGCGCFYLVFGNFGLYLQLTGQLDVVSMVKTVKGATAIMAIADFIPMASLYKVVFAGVTAISMATTFDAVSFALAATTTLKLTPDEEPARWNRLFWALSLGLVPTGIMLIDGPLSVLQTASIVVGLPVLGVVTIGVAAFLKEYRQTGWVEYDDAACAPRDI, from the coding sequence ATGTCCAAACAAAAGAGTCCGCATACCCCGCTTCCAATGTGTCCGCCTGACAAAGGCGGCGTCTGTACCATATGTTTCTTCGGCGCACTCTCCATTATTCTGGCCGCGTGCATCCCTCTCCTGATGTACCCTGAAGCCGGAGAAAGAATCATCAACTCGATGTTCCAATTCGTCACCGTAAAAATGGGGTGGCTCTACATGCTGTTCGGAGCCGGTACTTTTACCCTGCTCATGTGGTTCGCCTTTGGCCCCTTCAGTCACAAACGCCTTGGTGATAAGGTTGAGTACTCTACCTTTTCCTGGATAGGCATGCTCTTCTGTGCGGGCGTAGGCGCTGGCATCATGTTCGGCGGGTCCATTGATTGGGCCTATTATGCAGCCTACCCAATGCACGGCGAACCAGCCGGTTCACTCGAAGCCTACGAATGGGGCAGTGCGTACGGCATGTTCCACTGGGGACCAATCTGCTGGTCCATCTACGCGGTGTTGGCCGTGCCCATTGGCTATAGTTACTACGTCAAACGAGTCCCCATCCTGAACATTTCCCAGGCCTGTACAGGACTGCTCGGCGACAAGGTCAACGGCTGGCAAGGCAAAGTTATCGACATCCTTTTCATGACCGGACTTGTGGCCGGCTCAGCCACAGCACTTGGACTGGGTATTCCCATCGTGGCCGCAGCCATTGCCTCCGTTGCCGGCATTGAACATTCCTTCTGGTTGGAATTCGGCACATTGCTTCTTGTCACCTCCATCTTCTGTGTATCAGCCAGCCTCGGCTTGAAAAAAGGACTGAGTAAACTTTCAGACTTCAACGTCATGATAGCCATGGCGCTCCTTCTGTTCGTTTTCATCGTCGGGCCCACGGTTTTTTTGACCGACATGGCCATCACATCGCTGGGCCTCATGTATTCAAAACTCATCACCATGGCCACGTCGATGGACCCCATGGATTCCGTAGGATTCACCAAGGACTGGACTGTTTTCTATTACGCATGGTTCGTGGCATACGCCCCATTCATGTCCCTGTTCATCGCCAAAATCTCTCGTGGTCGCACAGTCCGCGAGGTTGTGCTTGGCCCGGTCCTCATCGCTTCATTGGGATGTGGCTGTTTCTATCTCGTCTTCGGCAACTTCGGCCTGTACCTCCAACTCACCGGGCAACTGGACGTGGTGAGCATGGTCAAAACCGTCAAAGGCGCTACAGCCATTATGGCCATTGCGGACTTCATCCCCATGGCCTCGCTCTATAAAGTTGTCTTTGCCGGTGTCACCGCCATCTCCATGGCAACGACCTTTGACGCAGTTTCATTCGCTCTGGCCGCCACCACCACACTCAAGCTCACTCCTGATGAAGAGCCTGCGCGCTGGAACCGCCTGTTTTGGGCTTTGTCTCTTGGTTTGGTTCCCACAGGGATCATGCTCATCGACGGACCGCTATCCGTTCTGCAAACCGCTTCAATTGTAGTAGGGCTGCCTGTACTTGGCGTCGTCACCATCGGAGTTGCCGCATTCCTCAAGGAATACCGGCAAACCGGCTGGGTGGAATACGACGACGCAGCATGCGCTCCGCGCGACATATAA
- a CDS encoding xanthine dehydrogenase family protein molybdopterin-binding subunit, with translation MAELTSIGKSVRQKDGRARVTGEAKYYADFILPGMLQTRILRSPYPAADIISIDTTEAQALPGVRLVMTHENYPKAFRNTLYYVGDLVAAVVADDETIAEEAMGLIKVEYEKKKFVVSLEEAMKKDSPQVFEGVDNCQDWAFHALLSDRDPETGLFKTKTPAEYNGFGDIEKGFEEADYIIDQKALKYAYCKGPAMEPRGCTADFDGTKLHMYTHSQGMHDEKLCLAQALGIPSSMVNYVAPFTGSSFGGKNAFPLDRNIASHYLLVASLACLDLKKPVHCPYSREEEMVSGWSRGSQTDVKIGFKKDGTLTTMDLEHWQETGSGGDKYPAKNAMLATGSVLYSHNCQNQRGKIHYVNTNRQPAAGWQGYGAPEGTFAVETTMDIASYELGIDPVELRKMNCMRAGDIDSGWDPLVYKSAFISSSGIRDCLDAGAEALDWKNTWQHPDEKTGRIRHGMGVAIFAMGAGRPGPGNSSEAMVKIYPDGSAALVCAVADIGQGQHTVQCQIVAEVLGLPYKKIGLVCHDTDSTPFATLVANSCGTWIQGWATYEAAIDAKHQVLKLAAGVMGVSETELDINEDGIFMTNDPSKGVTFAEAFGTRGHYGGIHEITGYYVNNSPHPNGLKDGKKDQVYIPKEKGAQFISLDIDTETGMIENARVTMAQNVGKALNPKIVEGQLCTSRHGVDNAMLGNDCIIDKRNGWLMTPNWVDYRHTTTMDCDVDPIVIEKPGDPTHPFGATACGEGAACPTLAAFSNAIYNAIGVRLTETPYTPESILIGLGKIKARGRKK, from the coding sequence ATGGCTGAACTGACATCCATCGGCAAATCTGTCCGCCAAAAGGACGGTCGCGCCCGCGTCACAGGCGAAGCCAAGTATTATGCCGACTTCATCCTGCCGGGCATGTTGCAGACCCGCATTCTGCGCAGCCCTTATCCGGCAGCCGACATCATTTCCATCGACACCACCGAGGCCCAAGCTCTTCCGGGCGTCCGTCTCGTCATGACCCATGAGAATTATCCCAAGGCATTCCGTAACACCCTTTATTACGTCGGAGATCTCGTAGCCGCCGTGGTAGCTGACGATGAAACCATCGCCGAAGAAGCCATGGGACTCATCAAGGTCGAATACGAAAAGAAAAAGTTCGTCGTCAGCCTTGAAGAGGCAATGAAAAAAGACTCTCCGCAAGTTTTCGAAGGTGTTGACAACTGTCAGGACTGGGCCTTCCATGCCCTGCTCAGTGACCGCGACCCGGAAACAGGTCTGTTCAAGACCAAGACCCCGGCCGAATACAATGGCTTCGGCGACATTGAAAAGGGATTCGAAGAAGCGGACTACATTATCGATCAAAAAGCGCTTAAATACGCTTACTGCAAGGGACCTGCAATGGAACCTCGCGGCTGTACCGCTGACTTTGATGGCACCAAACTCCACATGTACACCCACTCTCAGGGCATGCACGACGAAAAGCTGTGTCTGGCTCAGGCACTCGGCATTCCGTCCAGCATGGTGAACTACGTGGCACCCTTTACCGGCTCTAGCTTCGGTGGCAAAAATGCCTTCCCTCTGGACCGCAATATTGCTTCTCACTACCTTTTGGTAGCAAGCCTTGCCTGTCTCGATTTGAAAAAGCCAGTCCATTGCCCATATTCTCGTGAAGAGGAAATGGTCAGCGGTTGGTCTCGCGGCAGTCAGACCGATGTCAAAATCGGTTTCAAAAAAGACGGCACCCTGACCACCATGGATTTGGAACACTGGCAGGAAACAGGTTCCGGCGGCGACAAATACCCCGCCAAGAACGCCATGCTCGCCACTGGTTCTGTTCTGTACTCACACAACTGCCAGAACCAACGCGGCAAGATTCACTACGTGAACACCAACCGTCAACCCGCTGCGGGTTGGCAGGGTTATGGAGCTCCCGAAGGCACCTTTGCCGTTGAAACCACCATGGACATCGCCTCTTACGAATTAGGCATCGATCCCGTGGAACTGCGCAAAATGAACTGCATGCGTGCAGGCGACATCGATTCCGGTTGGGACCCGCTGGTTTATAAATCCGCTTTCATCTCCTCCTCCGGTATCCGCGACTGCCTCGACGCTGGCGCAGAAGCTCTGGACTGGAAAAACACATGGCAGCACCCGGATGAAAAAACAGGCCGTATCCGTCATGGCATGGGCGTGGCCATTTTCGCCATGGGCGCAGGTCGCCCCGGCCCGGGCAACTCGTCCGAAGCCATGGTCAAGATCTACCCTGACGGCTCTGCCGCTCTGGTCTGCGCCGTGGCCGATATCGGTCAGGGACAGCACACTGTCCAGTGCCAGATCGTAGCTGAAGTGCTCGGCCTGCCTTACAAGAAAATCGGTCTTGTCTGTCACGACACCGACTCCACCCCCTTTGCCACATTGGTCGCCAACAGCTGCGGCACATGGATTCAGGGTTGGGCCACTTACGAAGCCGCCATCGACGCCAAGCATCAGGTTCTCAAACTCGCAGCAGGCGTCATGGGCGTCTCCGAGACAGAACTGGATATCAACGAAGACGGTATCTTCATGACCAATGATCCGAGCAAGGGAGTAACCTTTGCCGAAGCATTCGGTACACGCGGCCATTACGGCGGTATCCATGAAATTACCGGTTATTACGTGAACAACTCTCCCCATCCCAACGGTCTCAAGGATGGCAAGAAAGATCAGGTCTACATCCCCAAGGAGAAGGGCGCACAGTTCATCTCTCTGGATATCGACACTGAAACCGGCATGATCGAGAACGCTCGCGTAACCATGGCGCAAAATGTAGGCAAAGCCCTCAACCCGAAAATCGTCGAAGGCCAGCTCTGCACCTCCCGCCACGGAGTTGATAACGCAATGCTCGGCAACGACTGCATTATCGACAAACGCAACGGTTGGCTGATGACTCCCAACTGGGTTGATTACCGTCACACCACCACCATGGATTGCGACGTTGATCCCATTGTCATTGAAAAGCCCGGTGATCCGACCCATCCGTTCGGAGCCACGGCCTGTGGTGAAGGCGCAGCCTGCCCCACTCTGGCCGCATTCTCCAACGCCATTTACAACGCTATCGGCGTTCGCTTGACCGAAACGCCATACACCCCTGAAAGCATCCTCATTGGCCTGGGCAAAATCAAGGCCAGAGGGAGGAAGAAATAA